TTGAGGGTAATTTTTTATCTGGACCAGATATAATTTTACAGGGCACCAAGGACCATTCTGCCTTCGTCCTGCTGTGACTGACAGGTTTTATGAGCTATCAATCACCTTAACAAAGCtgcagcatgagagagagagccactGCCAGGGGAGGTCTGACCTGCGGCCTAGCGTGACATTCAGGGAAGGAGAGCTGCTCACCCAGGAAATCCCATTACACCAAAGCATGATGGATATCGCTCCTGGAAAAGCTCATATGTGGTCTGACATATAATTTgttataatttgtaaaaatcataTGGCCACGTTCACATTTCTCTATGTCTTTCGTTCTTTCCAAACTCCTCACTCTCCTATCCTTTAGCCTACACACAATGTCTCACATACTGAAGGTCCAGAATATTCTGCAGATTCGCACATCTGACTCCTCTGCAGATGGCCAGGAAGTGTCCCAGCCCAGGAAGGGTAAAATGGCCCCAGTATGACTATGGTATGTCAGTGGGGGAGCTGAGAAGTTTGCTAGTGTATTGAATgcactgtagactgtatgaacTTGTCATCATCATATCGTCTCTGCCATGtggagcagtggaggctgctgaggggaggatggctcataataatgtctggaatggagtcaatggaatggtatcaaacacatcaacgatgtggtttccatgtggttgataccattgGATTTGTTCCATTCCagctattattatgagccgtcctcccctcagcagcctccgctgATGTGGAGGTAATGTTAACATTAGAATGCTCAATTTGTTCAGTTATAATACAAGACAGACTATTGATTATTGTTCAGTTATAATGTAAGACAGACTATTGATTTCTTGCACACAAAGGATTTGGCtcatgttattattattttttacttcttCAACCCAGATGTCCATTTTTATAGATGTCTGGGAATTTACTCTATTAAAAATGAAGGACATTAATATGAGATCTCTGTCCATTTTTGGATACTCAAAGTGAAAAATACATGTTGGACTTTACTGTCCACTGCTTTGTTTCACATTTCTTTCCTAATAATCTAAAAACAATATGATATGATTGTTAATATGGTGCTTTGTATTATTCTGTTACTCCATTACTACAACAGTAGATAGACCACAAAGTGGCATTGTGAAGATACTAATGTCACTATATTGTAGATTGACATAGATGACCCTCCATTGCTTTGAACCTGTGTTTTATGTAGAGACAAGTCAGAGAGAAATgctatctacagtgcattcacTATCTGTATAAAGGGGCCCAGGGGAGGTATGGTTTTATTTGCAAACACGTTATCCCTCTACCTCTGATCAATACCTCCAAACAGCTGATGGCATGCTCTTCACATGGGCAAAGGTGAAGAAAGAAGCCCCTCCCCGTTGTGAAACAGAGTAGAGTGCAGACCGGTGGAACTAGCAAACTCTGCCCCCAGTGGTGAAATATAGCACACTCTCTCGTCCAGTTACAATTACACTCAAACTTGAGAGTCTGGCATCTTTTGTCCATAGAAGTCGACTGAAATTACAAATATCAAACATTGATCAGCGGTACTCAAATACCATTCTCAACTGACCTGCAGTACCTGACAACACACTGTAATGATGACCTTTGATCTGGTCATATACTTTAGTTTTTGCTGTCCTTTTTTCCTCAGCCGTAGAAGTGATTAAGATAAGGTAGCTCATTGACTGTATCGGCTGTTTTTTCTCTTCCCGGTGAGTCATGTTTACCTGCCTCCATCTGAACCCTCACCTTTATTATACTCTACTCTGATAAGAGAGTCGCAAACATACAGTGGGCCAAATCTcagtgtctctctttccctcctttggAAAGCTGTTTGGCATCTGTCACACTGATCTGGAACATTAGCTACCAGCTAAATACATACTGGATAACTTGTTCTGTTATACAACCTGAGTAAGAACTGCCTGCCAGGAATACTGGGATGAGAAAAGGAAGAATCTAAAATGTGCACATGATTCACTGGGCCAAGGAAAACATCAGCACAGGACAGGAACCAGGACTTTGGAGGCCTGTGACCGAGTGGAGGAATAGCGGTGTCACACAGAATGACAACACATTGATTTACCTGAGCTAGACAGTCAGGAAGACACAGAGAGGAATTAAGTGATTGTGCTGAAAAAGTGGCTCATTTTGGAACAGAGTGGTGAACTGAAGAAGAAGATCGTGCAGCAGCCTGCTCTGGTTCCTTTGCTCATATAAATCAGACTTTTGTTTGGGCCTAGTGTGGCCTCCTGAAGCAGTGACCAGAACCATGAAGCTGTCAGGGAATGTGCTGGATCTGGACTCCACAGACTACAGCACCACCCTTGATCCTTCCTACACCATGCTGGAGTTTGACAACCTTAGGGTGTTTCCTGTAGAGACAGGTACGTCTGGTATAATGACACCTTTAACCTGTCTGTCCTTCACTCATAGACTGGTGCACAACAATACCAAAACACCTGTCTGACATTTGAGGGGGTTTATATGATATTCAAAGGACAttcaaataatataaaatattgaaTATCCATTCATTTTTACAAGTTCAAATTCATGAGTAGATCTTGGTAACTTTTTAAAACCTGTTCTTTCCATTCAGCTGGAAAGAAAACCAGGCTTACAAAAAGAGACCCAGTGCCCTTGGAAAAACATGGTTTTAAAAAGTACTCTCAGCGCTTTACAATGTAGCTCTCATGCACACAGGAATTTGTAAGACCATTTTCTCATGGATAAAATGACATTAGCTTTCATTCCACAAAATGCTGTGAATACAGAGGTCATTACTCCCGACAATACTGAGGGTGATCTAAAGATCTCCCCCTCTTCTGCTTTCCCTTATAATCTCATTTGAACTTATCATTATCATCATTAGGAGTCTGTTCTGCTGAATCAGGTCCTTTCTTTGGCACTTTTAAGGAGATGCTTTACCAGCAGACTGCTCTCCAAGGCAGATAGCTGTGTGGCAGATGTATTCTAATCTCTTAATTCAATCGAACTGCTCTTTGACCACAGAAAGCAGTCTCCATGTTAAATTGTTATCCCTGGCTGCTCAGTCTCCCAACTCTAAGTGTGCAATTGAAATCCATTACAGCCTGGAGGCATTGTCCCTGTGACTGCACAAACACTACACCAACAAAGTATATTTGACGGTCAGTGGTTTTAAGAGCGACAATCCTGCAGCGATCGAACACTGACAGGACACAATTTAGAGCAACACTGAGGGAGATTGAATTCAAACGGAGCTCCCAGTGTAAAATTAGCCAGTGGACTTTGTCTTTGCCACTGACCTGAATCTGCTTTAATTAAATGGTGAGTTTCCTCTTCCTCTGAGTAATAAGCAGCAGTGGTCCTCTGAGGGCCTGTGAGTCTGGCAGCAACAAACAGCAATGATATCTCTACCTATAACCCTGCTTTTATTACCCCCTCCAAACCTCATCAGACCTGGGGAACAACACAACTCTGCCATTGTTCTTACAGCCCTATAAGCTCACAATCAACACATTTTCTGCCTTTGAATGTTGTGCTTTTTTATGTGCAGCACAAGGTTATTTCCCTTCACAGAGGTGGAATGAACAGGGATTCATTAATCACCTTAGCTGATGATGGCGTTGATGAATTATTTGCTCTGTAATCGTGCTTATCTGCTGTCACACAGCGTTGACAATCTCTCAGCTGAGTGATCCGCTCTCTGCAGACGCTGTTGCGGCTTATTAGCAAGGCTTGGAGATGTTTACTTACTCATCAACAATGGGGGCCCCCTTGTAAAAGTAGAACCGTGTCCTACAAAACCAATATTCCATTGTGCATCTCCAAAGCTTTCTAATGTTAGCCTGAGGTCATCAGTAATAGACATCCTCGCATGTCTGTCCCCAAGTGTCAAGAGTGAATTCAACACATGCAGTAGCTACACACCAGACCTCCAGTGTGCTGTAGTGTATGAATGTCAATCATTTTCTTGTGATTGACTGACAGAGTTGATGATGCCGGAGCCTGCCCCTCTGCTGCCACAGACCAATGGGAGCGTGTGTTCCATATGTGCAGACAGGGCCACAGGTAAACACTACGGTGCTTCCAGCTGTGACGGCTGCAAGGGCTTCTTCAGGAGGAGCGTCAGGAAGAACCACGCCTACACCTGCAGGTGAGACTCATCACCACACAGATCACTGAAAAATAGGACTACATCTCAAATGACAACCTATTCCCAATAGAGTGCCCTATTTTTTTTATCTGATCCAACCTGTTCTCACAGCATTACGTATTATTCTGTAAATAAATCCACTCCATTTAATATATGTTACGGTTCGgttcatatggtatgtattcatttgtggatgtccatcacccatttagTATTaaatgttacgaattacaatttgaaaaacatacaacatgTTACGAATTTGATAAACATATGAGATGTtatgaattctagctaggtggctaggtggctaacattagcataAGCTAGGGATTGGTGGTTAGATTTAAGAGGGTTTCTGTTTATGCTGATATCAAACCTTGGGTTGCACGGGCCAATTGCAAATTGgtggctagggttaaggttaagtttaagtTTAGGACTAGGTTAAATGGCTAGGGTTAAAAGGGTaaaggttagctaaaagggttaggggaagagttagctaacatgctaagtagttgcaaagtagctaaaaagcagtaagtagttgaaaagttgctaattagctaaaatgctaaagttgtcggtaatgagattcaaacctatgggttgctagacattcgcgttatacacccacccatccaACTTTAAGTAACCATCGTCTCATCGTCTTATCGTCTTAccgtcttatgtaaccataccaaatgtaacatactgtatcatactaatttcagtgtcccggatttacaattactatgttacgtctagtctatgagaccaggctggatccccatatagtgcgctacttttgacctgagacataacaataaggcactaaatgggaaatagggtgtcatttgagatacCACCAAGGTTCTGTTAGAACTGCAGATCATTGGAATTATTATTAGGCGCACTATTGTCCACCTCCGACCCACATGACAATACAGAGACAAATTTACTGCCTACGACTAGGGCAGTTGGTAAAAAAATGTCGCTGAAATGCTGGTAAAGTACTTTCATTCACAGTGTTCAACCCCCATCTCAATAACTGATTACTTTTTCTGGTGGTACGGTTCTCAACCACATCCATTGTGAAGTGAAAAGTATGAGAGTTGCGTTGGCCAATAATTAGAAAGCCAACTTCTGTGTCATAGTCTCTGGGTTTTGTTCAGACAAAGAGACAATAACCTTAATACAGTGATTGAAGACTCCAAGTCAATGGTGTGATGCGTTTTACTCTCTCACATGTGAGAAGTCAATTTTACCACACTGTATGGACTATAGGAGTTGTCATTTCGCAGGTTTCATTGAAAGGTGGTTATATGTCTGTTAGGAGCCTGTCTGAACATGTGTATGTCCACAACTCAGAAATTGTACAGCACTGATCTGACGCCATCACAATTACAGAAGCCCATAGTGTGAGACTTGTGTCTGATTGTGTGTTACAGAATCATACAACTGTTGTCTTGTTTTGAAGTTTatctaattgtgtgtgtgtgtgtgtgtgtgtgtgtgtgtgtgtgtgtgtgtgtgtgtgtgtgtgtgtgtgtgtgtgtgtgtgtgtgtgcgtgtgtgtgtgtgtgtgtgtgtgtgtgcgtgtgcgcgtgcgtgcgtgcgtgtgcgtgtgggtCGGCAGGTTCAGCAGGCAATGTGTTGTGGACAAAGACAAGAGAAACCAATGCCGTTACTGCAGGCTTCGGAAATGTTTCCGAGCAGGCATGAGAAAGGAAGGTGAGAGAGACGGTTTGTTGTTTAATGATGACATagattgtacatactgtatggcACCACACTACAAAGTAATTACACAATTCATTGCCACATTATTATTTCAAAGGAGATTTTTTAAAAGTctgccagcacacacacacagcattttgTTTTTAAAGCCATAAGCATATATGCAAGTTGACAAATCACAATATTTACCCACATTGCATAACCATGTTCAACGCCAAGGGGGGCATTGGGGTTGGCAGGCACGCCATGCGGGGGTGGGTAGTGGAGGCTCAGGCAGGGGTAGTGAGTGCGGTATAGTCTACAAGGTgctatctcaaatcaaatcaaattttatttgtcacaagcTTCATATAGAACAGAATATTAGAAAGCTGATAACACGAAGAATAAATACACGGGTAacagtacagagtcgatgtgcaggggtatctagaacctaaaagggttctttggctatccccataggagaaccctttgaagaaaatGTTTTGGTTCCTGGTAGAGCCCtttacatggaaccaaaagggttctacctggaaacaaaaagggttctcctatggggacagccgaaaaacccttttggaacccttttttctaagagtgtatgcaCCACTTACTGTGGGGGAAAAGCAACAAGATCAACATGCCGCTCTCTTGAGCAATACTGAGTGAGTGGCTGTTTGTAGTGTGCACTGTAGACCTTATCTTCCACTGGCTGCCGCAGAtaaccaggagagagagagacgggattaGAGGATCCATGAATGGCCCCTCACATGAATAATTAAAATGGCAGAGCATGGGAAATTATTTGTtctggctttttcaagagagaaaTACCTCTCTTTGCCGAGCCCTCATTCCAGAGGAACGTTACGTAAGAGAGAAACTGAAGCTGAGCTGAGCCCCCTTACTGATGGTCAGGGAGAAAGATTCAAACATTTGCCATATTAATTTTGTAGACCACTCAGCATAGCATTTAGTAAAAAGCAAAGCTATGCCACAAAATATGCCATTTTGAAAATGTGTATAAGCCTTTGGTTTAATGTGTTTCAATTGTACATTAATCCAGACAACAAATTCTAACAAACCCTTTTTGGCAACGATCATTAATTGTACTCCTATTCTCCTTGCTGAATGTCCACAGCCACTTTCAATCTATCACTTCACTTGTGCTCCGTGGAGGACTAATTTGTGACATCATCACCCACTGCCATGTCTCCAAGGCagaggtctctctctgtctctgtctctgcagctccAGTTTGATTAATAGGGTCCTGATTGGCTGCTGAGAGGTCAGCTGTGGTGACTGATTGCTCTCAGACTGGGGCTTGTTGTCTGACTTTGTGGAGCAGACTGAAATCAGGCTGAGGTCATCCATTGTAATGACACAGGCACAGAGGTCACTATGAGACAGTCTCCTCTGTCAGACACAATCCCAATCATCAGGCCCTGTACTGTCAGCCTCCCATCATGCCTTCCTTTGGCTAATTACATAGTCAGGTTTAATATGTTGGCAGAATCTAAATTAGAGATGTTACTTGGGGGATTTGGAAATTGAATTTGCTCTGAAATAGTCTCAATACAGATGAGTGTCAAAATTAAATGTATAACAAAAATTAGTAACGCAAgatacaacaatttcaaagattttactgagttacagttcgtataaggaagtcagtcaattgaaataaattcattaggtcctaatttatggatttcacatgactgggaatacatacagtggggcaaaaaattatttagtcagccaccagttgtgcaagttctcccacttaaaaagatgagagaggcctgtaattttcatcataggtacacttcaactatgacagacaaaatgaggagagaaaatccagaaaatcacattgtagggtttttaattaatttatttgcaaattatggtggaaaataagtatttggtcacctacaaacaagcaagatttctggctctcacagaaactttttctttaagaggctcctctgtcctccactcgttacctgtattaatggcacctgtttgaacttgttatcagtataaaagacacctgtccacaacctcaaacagtcacactccaaactccactatggccaagaccaaagagctgtcaaaggacaccagaaacaaaattgtagacctgcaccaggctgggaagactgaatctgcaataggtaagcagcttggtttgaagaaatcaactgtgggagcaattattaggaaatggaagacatacaagagccctgataatctccctcgatctggggctccacgcaagatctcaccccgtggggtcaaaatgatctcaagaacggtgagcaaaaatcccagaaccacacggggggacctagtgaatgacctgcagagagctgggaccaaagtaacaaagcctaccatcagtaacacactacgccgccagggactcaaatcctgcagtgccagacatgtccccctgcttaagccagtacatgtccaggcccgtctgaagtttgctagagagcatttggatgatccagaagaagattgggagaatgtcatatggtcagatgaaaccaaaatagaactttttggtaaaaactcaactcgtcgtgtttggaggacaaagaatgctgagttgcatccaaagaacaccatacatactgtgaagcatgggggttggggctgtttttctgcaaagggaccaggacgactgatccgtgtaaaggaaagaatgaatgtggCCATGTATCAtgggattttgagtgaaaacctccttccatcagcaagggcattgaagatgaaatgtggctgggtctttcagcatgacaatgatcccaaacacaccgcccgggcaatgaaggagtggcttcgtaagaagcttttcacggtcctggagtggcctagccagtctccagatctcaaccccatagaaaatctttggagggagttgaaagtccgtgttgcccagcaacagtcccaaaacatcactgctctagaggagatctgcatggaggaatgggccaaaataccagcaacaatgcgtgaaaaccttgtgaagacttacagaaaacgtttgacctctgtcattgccaacaaagggtatataacaaagtattgagataaacttttgttattgaccaaatacttattttccaccataatttgcaaataaattcataaaaaatcctacaatgtgattttctggattttttttcttctcattttgtctgtcatagttgaagtgtacctatgatacaggcctctctcgtattattaagtgggagaacttgcacaattggtggctgactaaatacttttttgccccactatatgcatctgttggtcacagatacagtacctaaaaataaaaattgcctcacaatgggcctcaggatcttgttacggtatctctgtgcattcaaattgccatcgataaaatgcaattgtgttcattgtccgtaccTTATACtttcccataccataaccccaacgccATCATGGGACATTCTGTTCAtaacgttgacatcagaaaaccgctcacccacatgacgccatacacatggtctgcagttgtgaggccagttggacgtactgccaaattctctaaaacaacgttggaggcggcttatggtagagaaattaacattaaattatctggcaacagatctggtggacattcctgctgtcagcatgccaattgcacactccctcaaaacttgagacatctgtggcattgtgttgtgtgataaaacacattttaaagtggccttttattgtcctcggtacaaggtgcacctgtgtaatgatcatgccgtttaatcagcttcttgatatgccacacctgtcaggtgaatggattatcttggcaaaggataaatgctcactaacagggatgtaaacacatttgtgcagaaatgttgagagaaataagctttttgtgcatatggaacatttctgggatctttaatttcagatcatgaaacatgggaccaacactttaggtattgtgtttagatttttgttcagtgtaggtgTATGCTGTAATTACAACGTTACCCCTCCATTGAGTATATTTTGTCCAAGTAAAACAGTGAACACAAGAAATCCAGggcctttccctccctcctattCTTTTATTTCCAGCCGTGCAGAACGAACGGGACCGCATCAGCAGCcgcagaggagagggacaggggctgGGCACTCTGTCAATCAGCGTACTGTTACAGGCAGAGGCCAGCATGCATCAGGTAAGAGATTGTCACTAAAACCTCTCGCTATTCACAGCCACAAAGTGCTCCAGAGGCTTCCATTTCCCATACAGCCCAGAGTAGAGCCCCTTATCTGTTTCTCAGAAACACAGCAGTGGCAGGGCTAGAGATGGAGAGGATACAGGCTGCACTTTAGACAGCCGGCCATTAAGGTCCCCTGGAGATTTTAGCTGCAGGCTGGATTCAGTTACTTCTTAGAAATTGCCAAATTGCCCAGAGAGACTCACATCTGATCACAGCAGTCCTATGTAATGGCAGTGCCTGGGCTTGGATTGTGTGCCAGTGTTCAATTGGCTTCAAATACATAATAACAACCAGATATCCTCTTTGTATGCGAAAGGAATGCGGCAGAAATTAATTGGATGATGGACAAATGAACCATAAAATTTGGCCAGGCTGTTTTCCATTTGGGTCAAGTTTTCATGCGATGACTCCTCAATGTGAGCTGTGTGCTGAAGGGGCTCTGATCACCATCCAACAGCATCGTTCCAGAGACAGACCCACCAACAACACACATTCAAAATCCATTTCTCATCTTACACCCTTATATTCTCTATTACCACCATTCTCTGAAGTGACCTTTCCCCCACCCAATACCCTACCTGCCTCTGCTTGCTCTGCCCTTCACGATTGTCCAAGCACCCATCATCTCACCCCTGCACCCTGCCCCATCCAtctcctccaaccctctcttCATTCTCACATTACACTGACACCTAGGGCCAATGTGGAACCTCTCATTATTGTGTGCCACTCTCAGTTTCCAGCCCTGACCTCCCCTATGAGCTGTGACATCAACACCAAGAAGATAGCGCTCGTGGGGGACGTGTGTGAGTCCATGAAGCAGCAGCTCCTCCTGCTGGTGCAGTGGGCCAAGCGCATCCCCGAGTTCTGCAGCCTCCCCGTTGACGACAGGGTTTGAAACTTTGGATGTTATCCTACTTAATGTGTCTGTATGAACATGTGAGCTGCACCTGTCTAAGCAGGCGGTCACATTCAGCCcagctgtctttgtgttgggttttggATCACTAGCTGTTGGAATACTCACGTTGCAGGGAGGGCTGTCTGTGTAATGGCtgctgtgtgttgtctctgtgctgtgtcttgtctgtgtgcagGTATCCCTGTTACGAGCCCACTCTGCTGAACACCTCATCCTAGGGGTGGCTCAACGCTCCCTGCCTTACAATGACATTATCCTTCTGGGTAAAATATATAGATTTCAGCTGAGTCTGGGATGTGCTCTCATCATTGTTATAGAATTGAAAAAATATTTACCCGATGTTGGTAAAGTCGACTAGCTATGCTGCCTTTACCATATGTGTATATTGATAAAGGAAGCAGACTTACCTCATGTATAAAGTTATACTTACAGTTTTACTTTACTTATATCATAAGTAAGTATTTAATATGTGGATTGTGTTTGCAGGTAATTACTTTGTGATCCCAGTGAGCGGTCCTGAGGTGGAGGTGTCCAGGGTGGCTGCCAGGATCCTGGAGGAGCTGGTCAAGCCTCTGAGAGAGCTGGACATCACCAACAGCGAGTTTGCCTGCCTTAAAACCATAGTCTTCTTCAGTCCTGGTCAGTCAGTCCTTTGGTCGCCACCAGCCACCCCcctgcccctcctcc
The Oncorhynchus nerka isolate Pitt River linkage group LG28, Oner_Uvic_2.0, whole genome shotgun sequence genome window above contains:
- the LOC115112251 gene encoding hepatocyte nuclear factor 4-beta-like isoform X2; translated protein: MKLSGNVLDLDSTDYSTTLDPSYTMLEFDNLRVFPVETELMMPEPAPLLPQTNGSVCSICADRATGKHYGASSCDGCKGFFRRSVRKNHAYTCRFSRQCVVDKDKRNQCRYCRLRKCFRAGMRKEAVQNERDRISSRRGEGQGLGTLSISVLLQAEASMHQFPALTSPMSCDINTKKIALVGDVCESMKQQLLLLVQWAKRIPEFCSLPVDDRVSLLRAHSAEHLILGVAQRSLPYNDIILLGNYFVIPVSGPEVEVSRVAARILEELVKPLRELDITNSEFACLKTIVFFSPDCPGLEAPQTVRQLRFQAQVLLDEATCEQRGRFGELLLILPPLQSVAWQMVETLQLARLLGEPSVDSLLQEMLLGEGATGGLGQRTGHGSNSNVMTFPQPQDHTLSRDLLGGHVGLPSNFTSVILPVPS
- the LOC115112251 gene encoding hepatocyte nuclear factor 4-beta-like isoform X1 — protein: MKLSGNVLDLDSTDYSTTLDPSYTMLEFDNLRVFPVETELMMPEPAPLLPQTNGSVCSICADRATGKHYGASSCDGCKGFFRRSVRKNHAYTCRFSRQCVVDKDKRNQCRYCRLRKCFRAGMRKEAVQNERDRISSRRGEGQGLGTLSISVLLQAEASMHQFPALTSPMSCDINTKKIALVGDVCESMKQQLLLLVQWAKRIPEFCSLPVDDRVSLLRAHSAEHLILGVAQRSLPYNDIILLGNYFVIPVSGPEVEVSRVAARILEELVKPLRELDITNSEFACLKTIVFFSPDCPGLEAPQTVRQLRFQAQVLLDEATCEQRGRFGELLLILPPLQSVAWQMVETLQLARLLGEPSVDSLLQEMLLGEGATGGLGQRTGHGSNSNVMTFPQPQDHTLSRDLLGGHVGLPSNFTSVILPVPSSLPVVPLVPTQTGTEVYRHGEGADMPIESAHGMPMAPVHTCL